A single region of the Nicotiana sylvestris chromosome 6, ASM39365v2, whole genome shotgun sequence genome encodes:
- the LOC138871080 gene encoding uncharacterized protein: MRSVVQLLTSLVAAQAQRQNTDVADKPVSLRVCDFINLDPPVFTESDPKEDSQNFIDRVHRTLQVMHASDTEAVELASYWLQDLALFWYDSWEISMGPNAPPTVWKEFSEAFLCHYLAVEIRRARADKFMELRQGNMSVREYSMQFDSLARYAPHMVVEMRDQVHLFVNGLGPHLINECTTPSLVEGMDISRIQAYAQTQEDRKRQQRADREKDRGQHKRAIFSGYSDDFRGSVRPQSSRSSAPPIASAPPQFQRPRYDEFTYSGPGQSSGASGSQYHRDTSQTRRPTPRCDQCGKDHFGLCHRGSDACYSCGQPGRMMRNCPNRGSGGMAQPTGSMSGSFSSVRPPAWAFQQSTGRGRGRGVV, translated from the coding sequence atgcggagtgtggtgcagttgttgactagcttggtagctgctcaggctcagaggcagaatacggATGTtgctgataaaccagttagtttgagagtttgtgattttattaatctagaccctccagtgtttaccgaaTCAGACCCCAAAGAGGACTCGCAAAATTTTATTGATCGGGTTCATCGTACACTACAGGTTATGCATGCTAGTGATACCGAGGCAGTAGAGTTAGCTTCTTATTGGTTACAAGATTTAGCGCttttctggtatgatagttgggagataTCCATgggtccgaacgctcctccaactgtgtggaaggaattttctgaggcttTCCTTTGTCACTACTTggcagttgagatacgacgagctagagctgataagttcatGGAActtcgacaaggtaatatgagtgtacgagagtatagtatgcagtttgattctttagcaaggtatgctccccatatggtggtcGAGATGAGAGATCAGGTGCATCTGTTCGTGaacgggttgggaccacatctgataaatgagtgcacgacaccCTCCTTGGTGGAaggcatggatatttctcgtattcaagcttatgcccaaacccaagaggatcgtaagcgccagcaaaGGGCAGATAGGGAGAAGGATAGAGGCCAACATAAGAGGGCGATATTTTCAGGGTATTCTGATGATTTTAGAGGCAGTgtcaggccccagtcttcgaggagttcggcgccacctatagctagtgctcctccacagtttcagaggcctcgatatgatgaatttacctattctggtccaggtcagagttcggggGCATCAGGGTCACAATATcatagggatactagtcagacgagacgcccaacaccacgttgtgatcagtgcggcaaagaccactttggactgtgccatCGAGGTTCTGACGCGTGCTATTCTTGCGGACAACCTGGCCGTATGATGCGgaattgtcctaatagaggaagtggtggtatggctcagccgactggatctatGTCTGGTTCTttctcatcagttcgacctccagcatggGCTTTTCAACAGTCtacaggtcgtggtagaggtagaggtgtagtatag